A stretch of DNA from Hemitrygon akajei chromosome 4, sHemAka1.3, whole genome shotgun sequence:
ATACTCTGGTAGGGCTGCTCTGTTGGACTTCACTCATTCTCAAAagacctcccctcccctcccttcccttGCAGGGGGAACAATTCCCTACACCCTGCCACTAAAGAACTCAGGCAACAAGACTACGCTTGGGCTTGACCTACTGCAGCACCGTCTGTTTAACAATTCTACCCTCTTTGTCGATGGCGAAGTTATAGTTCTGTGGGTTGTCCATTGCTTCCTCGATGCGCTGATCCAGGTTCTCCAGCGTAATGAAATTCTTTGCTTCCTCCTGTAAATTAGAAGAGTGAGATAATCAATGTCACCAGCAACCCGAACAGATTTCTACGGGTGTAGCAGGGACAGACTTCCAGCTGGTTGCAGCATCACCTTCTGGTCTGGAGACGCAGGAtcggaaaaggctgcagaggcacaagagaatctgcagaagctggaaatccagagagccacacacaaaatgcaggaggtactcagcaggtcaggcagcatccacggaaatgaataagcaatcgacgctttaggccgagacccttcttcagggctggagaggaaggaggaagagaccagaacaagatggggggggggggggggaggagtacaatgtggcaggtgagaccaggcgagggggaaggtgggtggcggaggatggatgaagtgagaagctgggaggtaacagGTGAAAAAGGTGAAGAGCTTTAGAAGAATGAATTTgacaggaggggagagtggaacaacagaaaaaggaaaggaaaagaggcaccagagggagttgataggcacttaaagagaagaggtaagagggaagcaagaatggaaaatggaagaggaaaggggagggggagaaatcacTATCATGTAGTCAGGTAGGAGATGACCCACCTTGGCAGTATCTGGAGTGCACTGCTAagagtggaggcaaatacaatacagGCATTTAACAGGCTCTTAGAGAGGCACATAAACATGaataaaatggagggatatggacttatGGAGGCTGACAGGACCATTTAGAAAGGTTTATTTACTAGTTTAAACTTTTTAAAAACAATTTAGGAAGCTTCTTTCCTGTATCTGTCCAATTTCTCAACAAGTCCCACTCAGGTGTaataccctaactgtccctgcacaaaaTCCATGAAATAGTCTTTCTTGCTCTCCTTGTTTTGTTGATAATTGTTCATCCCGTttatatgttcacatttatttcagTTCCATTATTGACATCTGCACGTGTGACCgctctgctaattgttgattgctcatgacTGTTTGTCCggtaaattgttggttgctattgtgctgtctgttatggtattgtcctgtgttttttGCTTGGCACCAGACCACAATCAATAGTGGTGTGTTTCACAGACTGGTAATAAAGTGATTATGATTCCGATTTTAATTACTTGTTTAAttagttcggcacaacattgtgggctgaagggcctattccccaTTCCTGTACTGTTGTCTAATGCccctcccttggacaacatcagtggcatggagaggggagacttgcagcttgggcaactaccggtcttccataaaaaaaaaccttgcccaggcttgtgccctggaaacttcccaaggtgcaaatccatggtctatcgagactaccGGAGGCCTACTTACGCACTGTTGTGTTCTGTGTCCTGTATATTATTTTTAAACTGGACTTgatctgtttatgtatagtttggtattggtttattattgtcacatgtaccatgaTACACTGAAAAGCCTGTCTTGcctgctgttcatacagatcaattcatatTGTATAACAAATATTTCTACGCTTGGaatactgggttcagttctggtccctcattATGAAGGATTTAGAAGCTtcagagaggggtcagaggagatttaccaggatactgactggattagagagaatgtcttatgaggataggttgaacaaGGTAAGGCTTTTCTCGAGTGAAGGAAaacgagaggtgacttgatagaggtgtacaagatgataagaggcattgatcgagtggaGAGGAAGCGAACTTTTCCCAGGGTGAATAAGGCAGTataatttcaaggtgattggaggaaaatatagggggatgtcagaggtaggttatcCCACAGAGAGAGCGGTGTGATTGGAGCAAAGTATTGACGGGTCAGAgtaagtcttttacacagagagtgctagatgtgtggaataccctgccaggattggtggtagagacagatatattagggacatttaaactcttagataggtacttggatgatagaaaaataaatggttgtgtaagagggaagggttagattgatcaccataacattgtgggccgaagggcctgtactgcgctttagtgttctatgttctaaatcgtGGTTTTTTTTCCTGTAAAATAGTGTTTAATGTATACTTCCTTTGTGAATGGTGCTTAAATGATGCTGCCACATGTAAGTTTCTCTTTGCACCTGCGCATATGTGTACTTAAGTATATGACAATAAGCTCAACTTTGACTCATCCCTACCACAGAAACATACTGGAAGACTGATCACGATTTCTTCCTCAACATGAAGATTAACCACCAAGGGGACCATAACCGTGTTGtatgtttggaggcttgtgtgcctcattgACCCAGAGAGCTACATTGGCTGGAGTCACGGCCTTGTACTTTGGCTCTTggaagggtcacccatgccaaacaggccaaagggtagaggccagaccaagaCCGGTCCACTGGtcatccaggtttgggggttcagctcagggctaacaatccagTCTGGTCAaaaaaacagcaatgaaaaatccttcttTATCTGTGTGTGGAAGtatggagacagagagggaggaccTTCATTGGTGCCCTCAGTGCCAAAAGCATAAGGAGCAGTAAGAATAAAGGTTAAACCCCCATGGAAATGTTCAATTGCTGTTTTTAAAAATCAGTGTGGTTATTGTTCAATTGAAGGTCTCCAATATTTCTGCAGGAACTGTATGAAGACTACAACATTGTGATCTACTGCCTGCACCTGGTGTATTTCTGAGAGTGACTGACAGGTGTCACTGTGGACCAGAGTGAACGTTACTTTGCCTAGAAGCAGGGATCAGGCTATGAACCAAGTGGATCTCGCAGTGTATCTGCAGCACAACTTAAACTTCTCTTTGGACATCTGCAGAAAGCAGTTAAGAACTAACCACCTGATGGGCCTGGAGTCATATACTTGTCAGACCAGAGGACGACGTTTGTGATGTGTTttaatcataatcaggtttatcatcactgacacatgccgtgaaatgtgttgctttgtggcagtagtacatatCAACATTACTATAATTCACAACAACAAAGacacaatatatataaaaaataaataagtagtgcaaaaagtgagcaaaaatagtgaggcagtgttcacaaacattcagaagtctgatggtggaggggaagaagctgttcctaagacattgagtgtgtgtcttcaggctcctgtatctcctgtaaGCTGTCTCTTCCAAAAGCTCTCTTCGGGAAAGCTCTATAGGGCTACTAAAACGAAAACTTCACATCATCTTAAAAGTTTCGTCcctcaggcagttaatctgatcaaccattctagttagggGGATACTTTATTTATTACCCcattcactgcactgtaaacactttaaaccactgtgTACAAATAATGCTgtttattttgtaaatatacactggtgctccagtttccatccacagtccaaagatgtattggtcAATATGTTAATcgttcattgtaaactgtcctgtgattaggctagggttaaataggtgtgtGCTGGACCACCTGCTCGGTGGGCTGGAAATGACTGACCCTgcagtatttctaaataaataaataaagagtgaACATGGCCCTGGTACCAGAGCGCAGAGCTCACCTGAAGTTGCAgaacctccctctccttctcactGAGGAACTCCATCCGCTTCTGTTCTCTGTAGGCAGCAGCCTGCTGTTTCTGCTGCCGCTCTGCTTCCATCTCCTGCCGGAGTCGCTCCTCTCTGTTCCAAGACAAAAACAAGGCAGCGCTTATTgaaaatttatttagagatgcagcaagaAACAGGCGCTAACAGTGCAACGAGCCTGGGGGGGAGGGtgcaattacacccatgtgaccaacttaattaattaatttatggaAATAGTGCCAAACAGGCCCTGctggcccaacaagctgcactgGCCAGCAACTCACCAAGTTGacattagcctaatcacaggacaatttacaatgaccaattaacctagtaaccagGAAGTGTTCGGGCTGTAGGAAGAAAtgggggcacccagaggaaacccacacgttcacaAGGAGAGCGCACAAATTCCTCACAGgtggtgccggaattgaactctgaacaccAGAATGCCAAGAGCTGTAATAAGTAACAGCGGCACCCTACCCATatggaggagatttactagaatgttacctgggtttcagcacctaagttacagagaaagtttgaacaagttaagtctttattctttggagcttagaaggttgaggggggacttgataattgtatttaaaattatgagggggatagatagagttgatgtggataggctttttccattgagagtaggggagattcaaacaagaggacatgagttgagagttatagggcaaaagtttaagggtaacacgagggggaatttctttactcagagagtggtagctgtgtggaacgagcttccagtagaagtggtagaggcaggttcggtattgtcatttaaagtaaaattggataggtatatggacaggaaaggaatggaggtttatgggctgagtgcgggtcagtgggattaggtgagagtaagcgttcggcacggactaagggccgagatggcctgtttccatgctgtaattgttatatggttatacatctctggaatatgggaggaaaatgaagcacctggaagaaactcacgtgatcacagggagaacatacttaGCATCCTTCGGGAGAACATCCTCACAGACATCGGCAgtaactgaacctgggtcactggtgctgaaatagtattacactaaccgctaagcattctagttctagtctcatttaccagtggaaacaactttcctgcctgtaCCTTATCTATCGCTGTGATTTGCCATTGTTGCCCTCTGACCTTGAgccaaaacacagaacataaccgCTGGCCTTCATCACCCTCTGACGGCTCAGTGGCTGTGGAACAAGTCACGCTCTCTTACTGCGGCTGCCATCAAAAAGGGACACGCACCTCcgcactcacaccaccatgttcaagtTCAACCACCAGACTcctgaacttcacttgccccaccactcaactgttcccacaacctgaggactcattttcaaggactctacatctcatgttcttgatatttgtcacttatttattattaaaattctctttttctttttgcatttgcactttgttctcttttgcacactggttgtaggTCCAGGTGGTGtgatcttccattgattctgttatggtcattggatttattgaatatgcccacaagaaaatgaatttcagggttatacatggtgacatatatgtacttcgataataaatttactttgaactgttctCATCATCTCCTGACCTTGTATCAGAAGTTTACGATTTACAGCTGCCCACCCTCATTACCCTCGCCTTGAGtcgttcgttatgtgccatgtcgtatgacatcatcgtgtgccatgttgtatgacataggtGATGATGGTCTTTCCATGGGATTTTTGCaattcttctacagaagtggtctgccattgccttcttctggacagtgtctctacaagatgggtgaccccagccattatcaatactcttcagagattgtctgtctggtgtcagtggtcgcataaccaggacttgtgatctgcaccagctgctcgtatgacCTCCACAACCTGcccccgtggcttcacgtgacccagatcaggggctaagcagatgctacaccttgctcaagggtgacctgcaggctagcataGGGCAGGGGCACCTTGTATCTTCTCTGGtggagacacatctccaccctgccaaccGTGACCTTGAGTATGAGTTATAATACTGCTGGCCTTCATCACCCTCTGATGAGTCAGTGGCTGTGACATACAGCTGCCTGCCCTCATTATCCACTGTCCTTGAGACAGGAGTTTTAtgatttaaaaacacaaaatgctggaagaaccctgaagaagggtccggcccaaaacattgactgttcattcattttcatagatgctccctgacttgctgagttcccccagcactttgtgtgtgatgctctggatttccagcatttgcagaatctgaatggcctgctgagttcccccagcactttGTGGGTGTTATCTGCAGAATGTCTAGTTTTATGATTTACAGCTGGCTGCTCTCTGACCTTGAGGGGTGGTGACTGACGAAGTACTGCCTCTACACAGACTCACCGGAGTTTCTGCAGCCGCGCATTCTCCCGGTCGTTGAATTCCATCAGCTGTCTATGCTCCTCAGCTTCCTGCTTGGCTCGCTCCTCTGCCAGCGAGCCCACCTCCTCCTCATAACGTTTCCGCAACACTGCCTCCTTGAATTCAGCCCTTTGTAAAGAGCGGGTGAAATGATAAGTCAAACAGTGGGGCAAAGAAAAGATGTGGAATAACCTTCTCCTGCATCTCACTTTGTGTCCTAATCTTCACATACTGACTCTTTACTGAGCCAATTACAAGACAGGTGGAAGAGAAACACTGCTATTTACAGTCTCAGCTCAAACCCTGAGAAACAAGTTGAACAATCCAAGTTGTGAGACAATTCGATTGGTAGCACAGTGCACCAGCCATATACTCAAGACAGAATAAACCCACATCCCTGCACATAATTAGTGTATTCCTGTCTATATTGCTGGTGTCCCCTTTCACATATTCCAGATGTGTCCTAGCCCCTGACACATATTCCCAATGTTCCCTAGCCCTTGACTAGACTCCAGATGTGCCCCAGCCCCTGCCAATATTCCAGATGTGTCCTGGACCTTTATCCAGATTCTTGATGTGTCTTGGCCCCCTGACAACATTCCAGACGGGCATCAACCCCATATTCCAGATGTGCCCCAGCCCCCACCTAGATTCTAGATGTGTCCCAACTCCCCGTACAGATCGTAGATGTGCGTCTACCCCCCGCCCTGATTCCAGGTGTGTCCCAGTCACCCTCCCCGGCAACATTTCAGATGTGCCTCAGCACCCCCGTCCAGCTTCCACTTGTGTCCCGCCCCCCGCCATCACACATTCTCTGCCCCTGTTCTCAACGCAGACGTGGCCCGAACACAGCCACGTACTGCTGATTTCCCCACCCACACCGACCTCAGTGCTTTCATGATGGCATCGTACTGCCGGTAGCGCTCCTGCACCACCAGCAGCTCCTCGGGGTGGAC
This window harbors:
- the mrps26 gene encoding small ribosomal subunit protein mS26; translation: MWARCRSLLVARALGARPAPARGRKSRTDPPAKSKVDRVRVPTPVHPEELLVVQERYRQYDAIMKALRAEFKEAVLRKRYEEEVGSLAEERAKQEAEEHRQLMEFNDRENARLQKLREERLRQEMEAERQQKQQAAAYREQKRMEFLSEKEREVLQLQEEAKNFITLENLDQRIEEAMDNPQNYNFAIDKEGRIVKQTVLQ